In one Mycoplasmopsis canis PG 14 genomic region, the following are encoded:
- the hinT gene encoding histidine triad protein HinT: MQNKSIFTKIINREIEANILYEDEKVIAFYDIKPVQPGHFLVVPKSPEPNILENNEEDYLYLMAIARELAALYIKENNCKGFKLQINSGSVAGQEVFHTHVHIIPFK, translated from the coding sequence ATGCAGAATAAAAGTATTTTCACAAAAATAATAAATAGAGAAATCGAAGCGAATATTTTATACGAAGATGAAAAAGTTATAGCTTTTTATGATATAAAACCAGTACAACCAGGACATTTTTTAGTAGTTCCTAAATCGCCTGAACCAAATATATTAGAAAATAATGAAGAAGATTATTTATATTTAATGGCTATAGCAAGAGAATTAGCGGCATTATATATAAAAGAGAATAATTGTAAAGGGTTTAAATTACAAATTAATTCCGGATCCGTAGCCGGTCAAGAAGTGTTCCACACTCATGTACATATAATACCCTTTAAATAA
- a CDS encoding HinT-interacting membrane complex lipoprotein P60, translating to MKFIKKILPLASLSIFPVLTIACGRDVNTTEKIEQDKLFASSNAKDVIELMWLDETLKNVYKISEKSNIENQAFKNEAYQVYKTFVKNELHKDSKYLSKQIADLLSKGALKSDEFKKLQSLLNSYLPEISLEQFMILYLNKESNVHLITNKNLLVHKYLTISNEDEIKKVYSSKYDSRKNDYVLDNFILIDYLINKKITQTWLYESSSDNDVFTSSFKTINNISDYNEISLKHFDSSKVANSDVLFSNREFETTLGGYKGLETTSLSFDYSLATLKELTADSVVSGFYDFSKNNLVKVDSNTKTLANSISISPEGKKVKISYLNRIVPIGKEFTIDNPDASQREKTPKINVKKLTIEGTYFANDLVKLSTSLYSFDQSLYNSAVDAFVALGNKIKLELKDENLKKAIEGLKYAE from the coding sequence ATGAAATTTATTAAAAAAATATTACCATTAGCTTCTTTATCAATTTTTCCGGTTTTAACTATAGCTTGTGGTAGAGATGTTAACACTACTGAAAAAATTGAGCAAGATAAACTTTTTGCGTCTTCTAACGCAAAAGATGTTATTGAATTAATGTGACTTGATGAAACATTAAAAAATGTTTATAAAATTAGTGAAAAAAGCAATATTGAAAATCAAGCCTTTAAAAACGAGGCTTATCAAGTTTATAAGACTTTTGTAAAGAATGAATTACATAAAGATTCAAAATATCTTTCAAAGCAGATAGCTGATTTATTATCAAAAGGTGCATTAAAATCTGATGAATTTAAAAAATTGCAATCATTATTAAATTCTTACTTACCAGAGATTTCTCTTGAACAATTTATGATTTTATATTTAAACAAAGAATCAAATGTACATTTAATAACTAATAAGAATTTATTGGTTCATAAGTATTTAACAATTTCAAACGAAGATGAAATTAAAAAAGTTTACTCATCAAAATACGATTCAAGAAAAAATGATTATGTTTTAGATAATTTTATCTTGATTGATTATTTAATTAATAAAAAAATAACCCAAACATGATTATACGAAAGTTCAAGTGATAATGACGTATTCACTTCATCGTTTAAAACTATCAATAATATCAGTGATTACAATGAAATATCTCTAAAACATTTTGATTCATCTAAAGTAGCAAATAGTGATGTTCTTTTCTCAAACAGAGAATTTGAGACAACATTAGGAGGTTATAAAGGTTTAGAAACAACTTCTTTATCTTTTGATTATTCTTTAGCTACACTTAAAGAATTGACAGCTGATTCAGTGGTAAGTGGTTTCTATGATTTTTCAAAAAATAATTTAGTTAAAGTAGATAGTAATACAAAAACATTAGCAAATTCTATTTCTATTTCTCCTGAAGGAAAAAAAGTCAAAATATCATATTTAAATAGAATTGTTCCTATCGGTAAAGAATTCACAATTGATAACCCAGATGCTTCTCAAAGAGAAAAAACTCCTAAAATAAATGTTAAAAAGCTAACAATCGAAGGCACATACTTCGCAAATGATTTAGTGAAGTTATCAACTTCTTTATATAGTTTTGATCAATCGTTGTATAATAGCGCCGTAGATGCTTTTGTAGCTTTGGGTAATAAAATTAAGTTGGAATTAAAGGACGAAAACTTAAAGAAAGCTATTGAAGGTTTAAAATATGCAGAATAA
- a CDS encoding HinT-interacting membrane complex protein P80, producing the protein MAKRQRSFFERLSELNDNFEDKNKKVNRKTKRNWINYGILGGLAAILIAGITIPLAINTTKINYVEAKKDKETAFKFENGASVSVKEFSDKLKKEEVSYSDKFNDIYRKIIFYMYEKEFLASKQYQEIFNNSLNSNENVNLSLELKSLEQIKDNQKKKIEDLKNNLRKSYGFSTWENVFKERLLSEEYGKSATEEKAIEYLTFKEVESAALRSLEIEIKTLDLSFIEKTAKKTIYKIDANGNQVKGANNEAQILFKQGEKVFPYFEKDVNYFVQENNPTKATVITTKSFIPELIKIDNVLLNYFNSQNILIPSSILLPGVISSDPRFSFSLKDSGAKQKFINNLKYSVSKTKDNNIQISKNISLLTSFKKSSEYGLFNGNEKLEDFKKEASNYETYLNALTLTKGDTLGFLGVSSASELIDNNIELAFGVVANNLLKNTDDFKSINLENLFKMPSGYNASAEAEIEKLLREAENIQKDSNINDINEKMNKVSAKLEEVNTLIDSYFNELNDEQFNKVIHDNYNKNLEITIENKKYNSLVYKVENKDDQLLVLTKSGISIFTNEKAETLDKFKEYLKNDLKNIAKGNKAFFSFDKKINSLKSKESLVINYLSNEQFINFILNQKDSNNELYTNESITKLKEEVESVKQGIELKNKINSYEKIDKFINEKVNSLSNINFKNVDGKVKVVYLGSDATSITTSDKTAFELSLDAFKEYLMKGAK; encoded by the coding sequence ATGGCCAAAAGACAAAGATCATTTTTTGAACGTCTATCTGAATTGAACGATAATTTTGAAGATAAAAATAAGAAAGTAAATAGAAAGACGAAAAGAAATTGAATTAATTACGGTATTTTAGGTGGACTAGCGGCAATTCTTATTGCTGGTATAACCATTCCGCTTGCTATTAATACAACAAAAATCAATTATGTAGAAGCTAAAAAGGATAAAGAAACTGCTTTTAAGTTTGAGAACGGTGCTAGTGTTTCGGTAAAAGAATTTTCGGATAAATTAAAGAAAGAAGAAGTTAGTTACTCTGATAAATTCAATGATATTTATAGAAAAATTATTTTTTATATGTATGAAAAAGAATTTTTGGCTTCTAAACAATACCAAGAGATTTTTAATAATTCTTTGAATAGCAACGAAAATGTAAATTTATCTTTAGAATTGAAATCATTAGAACAAATTAAGGATAATCAAAAGAAAAAAATTGAAGATTTAAAAAATAACTTAAGAAAAAGTTATGGATTTTCAACTTGAGAGAATGTCTTTAAGGAAAGATTGCTTTCTGAAGAGTATGGTAAAAGTGCAACTGAAGAAAAAGCAATTGAATATCTTACATTTAAAGAAGTTGAATCAGCAGCATTAAGAAGTCTAGAAATAGAAATAAAAACACTAGATTTAAGTTTTATTGAAAAAACTGCTAAAAAAACAATCTACAAAATAGATGCAAATGGTAATCAAGTAAAAGGCGCAAATAACGAAGCACAAATCTTATTTAAGCAAGGAGAAAAAGTTTTCCCTTACTTCGAGAAAGATGTAAATTACTTTGTTCAAGAAAATAATCCAACTAAGGCCACTGTTATTACTACTAAGTCATTTATTCCTGAATTAATTAAAATTGATAATGTTCTTTTGAATTATTTTAATTCTCAAAACATTCTTATACCATCATCAATTTTACTCCCTGGTGTTATTAGTTCAGATCCAAGATTTTCATTTAGTCTTAAAGATTCTGGCGCAAAACAAAAGTTTATAAATAATTTAAAATATTCGGTTTCTAAAACAAAGGATAATAATATTCAAATCTCTAAAAATATTTCTTTATTAACATCTTTTAAAAAATCAAGTGAATACGGATTGTTTAATGGAAACGAGAAATTAGAGGACTTTAAAAAAGAAGCTTCTAATTATGAAACTTATTTAAATGCGCTAACTCTAACCAAAGGTGATACTCTTGGATTCTTAGGTGTATCTAGTGCTAGCGAATTAATTGATAATAATATAGAACTTGCGTTTGGTGTTGTAGCAAACAATTTATTGAAGAATACCGATGATTTTAAATCTATAAATTTAGAAAACTTATTTAAAATGCCTTCTGGTTATAATGCCTCAGCGGAAGCAGAAATAGAAAAATTATTAAGGGAAGCAGAAAATATACAAAAAGATTCAAATATCAACGATATAAATGAAAAAATGAATAAGGTATCTGCAAAGTTAGAAGAAGTTAACACCTTAATAGATAGTTACTTTAATGAGTTAAATGACGAACAATTTAATAAAGTAATTCATGATAATTACAATAAAAATTTAGAAATAACGATTGAAAACAAAAAATATAATTCTTTAGTATATAAAGTAGAAAATAAGGATGATCAACTACTAGTTTTAACAAAATCAGGAATTTCAATATTCACAAACGAAAAAGCAGAAACATTAGATAAGTTCAAGGAATATCTAAAGAATGATTTAAAGAACATCGCTAAAGGAAATAAAGCATTTTTCTCTTTTGATAAAAAAATCAATTCATTGAAGTCAAAAGAATCACTAGTTATTAATTATTTATCAAATGAGCAATTTATTAATTTTATTTTAAATCAAAAAGATTCCAACAATGAATTATATACAAACGAGTCAATCACTAAATTAAAGGAAGAAGTTGAATCTGTTAAACAAGGAATTGAATTAAAGAACAAAATTAATTCATATGAAAAGATAGATAAATTTATCAATGAAAAAGTTAACTCTTTAAGTAACATTAATTTTAAAAATGTTGACGGAAAGGTTAAGGTTGTTTATTTAGGAAGCGACGCAACATCAATAACAACAAGTGATAAGACCGCATTTGAATTATCGCTAGATGCATTTAAAGAATATTTGATGAAAGGAGCTAAATAA